From the genome of Candidatus Atribacteria bacterium ADurb.Bin276:
TAATTGTGATAAAGCCTGAATGACGGAAGAGCAGGATAAGATTCTCGTCGCATAATACGCTCCTCAGAATGACAGAGTGGGTGGATGAGATTGCCACGTCGTCCAACCTAGAAACGGTTGAACTTCTCGAAATGACGGAGCAGGAAAAAATTTAAATCCCCCTAACTCCCTTTGCTATAGGAGGAGATTGATTACCGAATAGTATTTTCATCCTCATCTGGTGCTACGAAAGCAGCATGAGGATCAGCAGCCAACGGCTATGCAGTGCTATCACCCAAAGCTGTGCTTTCCCGCGTGAGGATCTAATCCTTTATGATTTCTTTCTCCCCCTCGCCCCCTCGGGGCCTTTTGCCAATATTCCCCTCGTTTCCCTCGACATAGAACTTTCTTTTACTCTTTCACTCTTACCCAATCGGCTTGCCAAATGATAAGGTATTTAGGTTTTTCGATGAATTCGAGTTGGTAAGTTGTTAATTGAGTTATTAAATTGGTGGCGGAGGTAAGAATTTGTTGAAAAGTAAGAATAATATTAGGAACATTATCATCCGGTTGAGCTGTATCTGATAAATACTTAAGAAAATACTCTACTTGTGTCATATATCCTTTTAGGAAAAAGGGTTCGGCGTATTCCTGCCCGAGGGTTAAAAGATAAAGATTACTAGTTCCGCTTCGGTCCGAGGTAAAAAGGATCTGTTTTCCGTCCGGCGACCAGCAGGGTTCGGTATCCAAGCTTGGATTATCGGTTAGTTTTTGCTGGTTAGTTCCCCGAGTATCCATCAGGTATATTTCATAATTGTCATCCCGGTTGGTAGAAAAAGCGATCTGTGTTCCATCAGGCGACCAGGCTGGGTCGATATCATCAGCAGAATGTCGGGTGAGATTCCGAAAATTAGAACCATCGGCGTTCATGGTGAAAATATCATTATTGCCATCTCGATGGGAAGTAAAAGCAATTTTGGTTCCATCGGGTGACCAGCAGGGATCTCCATCATCAAAACCATTTTCGGTGAGTCGCACCAAGTTATTGCCTTCTTTATCCATCAGGTATATTTCATAATTGTCATCCCGGTTGGTAGAAAAAGCAATCTGTGTTCCATCGGGTGACCAAGCCGGATTTTTATCATCAAAATCGTTATCAGTGA
Proteins encoded in this window:
- a CDS encoding translocation protein TolB is translated as MSLSLISIPVQSQPLDQLTLPPLSTPPMVQLTLPPLVPPPVEQEVKPITEKPNNLIISEKIIFSQEFSSNVFLIRAINKNTWQEEKLFTTLPDQQNKTVTMWEPSWAPDGKKAAYVLWYITGEIYLMSLDDQSTTRLTDNDFDDKNPAWSPDGTQIAFSTNRDDNYEIYLMDKEGNNLVRLTENGFDDGDPCWSPDGTKIAFTSHRDGNNDIFTMNADGSNFRNLTRHSADDIDPAWSPDGTQIAFSTNRDDNYEIYLMDTRGTNQQKLTDNPSLDTEPCWSPDGKQILFTSDRSGTSNLYLLTLGQEYAEPFFLKGYMTQVEYFLKYLSDTAQPDDNVPNIILTFQQILTSATNLITQLTTYQLEFIEKPKYLIIWQADWVRVKE